A window of Paraburkholderia bryophila contains these coding sequences:
- the tkt gene encoding transketolase encodes MSTTEAQPAAINASPASIAPSASPAPAASTLAQPNAQPQAQPTLPLADAIRFLSIDAILRAGEGHQGVPLGMAEIATALFTQHLKFNPADPTWPDRDRFVLSNGHGSLLLYALLYLTGYGAISLAQLQSFRELGSHCAGHPEYEPAHGIEATTGPLGQGIANAFGMAIAEAYLAAKFGSDLVDHTTYAFVGDGCLQEGIGQEMISLAGHLQLGKLILCWDDNQITDDGSTSLSISEDVCARFRVGGWQVIEVDGHDLEAVSAALTIARADPRPSMIACKTVIGRGIARLQGQRGGHSGKLFQADADAAREQLGWPHAPFDVPTEILNAWRAAGHRNDAQHRAWQARVAALPEAQRAEFKRVQSGHLPQGWRDVLDDYRKRAVERGEAQPGIAVSGEISDLLAPLLPERMVGCADLEAPTGHKRQLHAFTAADRSGAYVHCGVREHLMGAMANGMAAHGGVIATSVTYLAFSDYQRPAMRMAALMGLPVHFVFSHDSIGVGKNGPTHQPVEILASLRAMPNMRVLRPADAVEAAECWALALEHRHGPSTLVFARQALPLVRREHSIESLSKRGAYVLAEASDAPRAVTLLATGSEVALALQARRRLQDEGIATAVVSMPCWEIFDEQDAAYRSAVLGAGTVRVGIEAALRFGWDRYLGERGGFVGMTGFGASASAETLYEHFGITAEYIVAEAKRHL; translated from the coding sequence ATGTCCACCACCGAAGCCCAACCTGCTGCGATTAACGCTTCGCCCGCTTCCATTGCGCCTTCGGCCTCTCCAGCGCCTGCCGCTTCGACGCTCGCGCAACCAAACGCGCAACCGCAAGCGCAGCCCACGTTGCCCCTCGCCGATGCGATCCGCTTCCTCTCCATCGACGCGATCCTGCGCGCCGGCGAAGGCCATCAAGGCGTGCCGCTCGGCATGGCCGAAATCGCCACCGCGCTATTTACGCAGCACCTCAAGTTCAATCCCGCCGATCCCACCTGGCCCGACCGCGACCGCTTCGTGCTGTCCAACGGACACGGCTCGCTGCTGCTTTACGCGCTGCTCTATCTGACCGGCTATGGCGCGATTAGCCTCGCGCAACTCCAATCGTTCCGCGAACTCGGCTCGCATTGCGCGGGCCACCCAGAATACGAACCGGCGCACGGCATTGAAGCCACCACCGGCCCGCTCGGCCAGGGCATTGCCAACGCGTTCGGCATGGCGATCGCCGAAGCGTATCTCGCGGCGAAATTCGGCAGCGATCTGGTCGATCACACCACGTACGCGTTTGTCGGCGACGGCTGTTTGCAGGAAGGCATCGGTCAGGAAATGATTTCGCTGGCCGGGCATCTGCAACTGGGCAAACTGATTCTCTGCTGGGACGACAACCAGATCACCGACGACGGCAGTACCTCGCTGTCGATCAGCGAAGACGTCTGCGCGCGCTTTCGTGTCGGCGGCTGGCAGGTGATCGAAGTGGACGGGCACGATCTCGAAGCGGTGTCGGCGGCATTGACGATCGCGCGCGCGGACCCGCGGCCTTCGATGATCGCGTGCAAGACCGTGATCGGACGCGGCATTGCGCGCTTGCAGGGGCAGCGCGGCGGCCACAGCGGCAAGCTGTTCCAGGCGGACGCCGACGCGGCACGCGAACAACTCGGCTGGCCGCACGCGCCGTTCGACGTGCCCACGGAGATTCTGAACGCGTGGCGCGCGGCCGGGCATCGCAACGACGCGCAACATCGCGCATGGCAGGCGCGCGTCGCCGCGTTGCCGGAGGCGCAGCGCGCCGAGTTCAAGCGGGTGCAGTCCGGTCATCTGCCGCAAGGCTGGCGCGACGTGCTCGACGACTATCGCAAGCGCGCCGTGGAGCGCGGCGAAGCGCAACCCGGCATCGCCGTATCCGGTGAAATCAGTGACCTGCTCGCGCCGTTGCTGCCGGAACGCATGGTCGGTTGCGCCGATCTCGAAGCGCCCACCGGACACAAGCGCCAATTGCACGCGTTCACCGCTGCGGACCGCAGCGGCGCCTACGTTCACTGCGGCGTGCGCGAACATCTGATGGGCGCGATGGCCAACGGCATGGCGGCGCACGGCGGCGTGATCGCGACCAGCGTCACGTATCTGGCGTTCTCCGACTATCAACGGCCGGCCATGCGGATGGCCGCGTTAATGGGCTTGCCGGTGCATTTCGTGTTCAGCCACGACTCGATCGGCGTCGGCAAAAACGGGCCCACGCATCAGCCCGTCGAAATCCTCGCGTCGCTGCGCGCGATGCCGAACATGCGCGTGCTGCGTCCCGCCGACGCCGTGGAAGCCGCCGAATGCTGGGCGCTCGCACTGGAACACCGGCATGGTCCGAGCACGCTGGTGTTTGCGCGCCAGGCGCTGCCGCTGGTGCGCCGCGAACACAGTATCGAGTCGTTGTCGAAGCGCGGCGCTTACGTGCTCGCCGAAGCGAGCGACGCACCGCGCGCGGTCACCCTGCTCGCCACGGGTTCCGAAGTGGCGCTCGCGCTGCAGGCGCGCCGCCGCTTGCAGGACGAAGGCATTGCGACGGCGGTCGTGTCCATGCCCTGCTGGGAGATCTTCGACGAACAGGATGCCGCCTACCGCTCAGCAGTGCTCGGCGCAGGCACCGTGCGCGTGGGCATCGAAGCGGCCTTGCGTTTCGGCTGGGACCGCTATCTCGGCGAGCGGGGTGGGTTCGTGGGTATGACGGGATTCGGCGCGTCGGCGTCGGCGGAAACGCTGTATGAACACTTCGGCATCACCGCGGAATATATCGTCGCTGAAGCGAAGCGGCACCTGTAA
- a CDS encoding CidA/LrgA family protein has protein sequence MFGFAFFIAMYLVGNDLSTRFALPVPGPIIGLGLVFALLVVRGKVDAPLKGPADTLLRYLALMLVPTCVGVVELIHRVPSGIPGLACVLVLALVGGSLATAWIANALLGHGDVGVGVDTAADPLASSVPQR, from the coding sequence ATGTTCGGTTTCGCCTTCTTCATTGCCATGTATCTGGTCGGCAACGACCTGTCGACGCGTTTCGCGCTGCCGGTCCCCGGACCGATCATCGGACTGGGTCTGGTGTTCGCGCTGCTGGTCGTGCGCGGCAAGGTAGATGCCCCACTCAAAGGGCCGGCCGACACGTTGCTGCGCTACCTTGCATTGATGCTGGTGCCGACCTGCGTCGGCGTGGTCGAACTGATTCATCGTGTGCCGTCCGGCATCCCTGGACTCGCCTGCGTGCTGGTGCTCGCGCTGGTGGGCGGCAGTCTCGCCACGGCCTGGATCGCCAACGCACTGCTGGGTCACGGCGACGTTGGCGTTGGCGTTGACACCGCCGCCGATCCGCTTGCGTCATCCGTTCCACAACGCTAG
- the gcvA gene encoding transcriptional regulator GcvA, translating to MKYRLPPLNALRAFEAAARHMSFKNAAEELCVTPAAISHQIRSIEEYLGIELFCRSNRTIELTEHGKRCFQEVTLGFTHLTRAMTWVDTSQESQRLVITAGPAFTTKWLVPRLSAFTELHPGIKTRVSASLALCDFVKEGVDVAIRFGRIDTAGLHVERLIEESVAPMCSPALRNADGKPLTPADLAHVPLIHDESLRMVDPAATGWSEWFKQAGLKGDATRGLFFNHADHALQAAAEGTGVVLGRRVLAAPDVRNERLMIPFGPEVATGLFFHFVTTPEKSRNATVKVFRDWLFEELRREVKPLAWGNGTR from the coding sequence ATGAAATATCGCTTGCCGCCGTTGAACGCACTTCGCGCTTTCGAAGCCGCCGCACGGCATATGAGCTTCAAGAACGCCGCGGAAGAACTGTGCGTCACGCCCGCGGCGATCAGCCATCAGATCCGCAGCATCGAGGAATACCTCGGCATCGAGCTGTTTTGCCGCTCGAATCGCACGATCGAATTGACCGAACACGGCAAACGCTGTTTTCAGGAAGTCACGCTGGGCTTCACGCATCTGACGCGCGCCATGACCTGGGTCGACACGAGCCAGGAATCCCAGCGGCTGGTCATTACGGCGGGCCCGGCCTTCACGACCAAATGGCTCGTGCCGCGTCTGTCGGCTTTCACCGAATTGCACCCCGGCATCAAGACGCGCGTGTCGGCTTCGCTGGCGCTATGCGATTTCGTCAAGGAAGGCGTGGACGTGGCGATCCGCTTCGGCCGCATCGACACCGCGGGCTTGCATGTCGAACGCCTGATCGAGGAATCCGTGGCGCCGATGTGCAGCCCCGCGTTGCGTAACGCGGACGGCAAGCCCCTCACCCCCGCCGATCTCGCGCACGTCCCCCTGATTCACGACGAGTCGCTGCGAATGGTCGACCCGGCCGCTACCGGCTGGTCGGAGTGGTTCAAGCAGGCGGGCCTGAAAGGCGATGCCACGCGCGGCCTGTTTTTCAATCACGCGGATCACGCGCTCCAGGCCGCGGCCGAAGGCACGGGCGTCGTGTTGGGCCGGCGCGTACTGGCTGCGCCGGACGTGCGCAACGAACGCCTGATGATCCCGTTCGGCCCCGAAGTTGCAACGGGGCTGTTCTTTCACTTCGTCACGACGCCGGAGAAAAGCCGGAACGCTACGGTGAAGGTGTTCCGCGACTGGCTGTTCGAAGAACTGCGCCGTGAAGTGAAGCCGCTAGCGTGGGGAAACGGCACCCGCTAG
- a CDS encoding SDR family NAD(P)-dependent oxidoreductase: MSESRLLDGKVAVISGGASPRGIGMATARMFAAHGARVAIFDLDENAAVEAAASIDSAHRGYACDVTDRDACQAAVERTVADFGAIDVLINNAGITQAAKLLDIDAAGWDRILDVNLRGVLYLSQAVVPQMKKQKSGSIGCMSSVSAQRGGGILGGPHYSAAKAGVLGLAKAMARELGIDGIRVNCVTPGLIQTDINAGKISDDKRGEILAGIPLDRLGVPDDVAGAFLFLASPLSSYITGAVIDVNGGMLIHG, encoded by the coding sequence ATGTCCGAATCACGTCTTCTCGACGGCAAAGTCGCTGTTATTTCCGGCGGAGCGTCGCCGCGCGGTATCGGTATGGCGACCGCCCGCATGTTCGCGGCGCACGGCGCGCGCGTCGCGATTTTCGATCTCGACGAAAACGCCGCGGTGGAAGCCGCCGCATCGATCGACAGCGCGCATCGCGGCTATGCCTGCGACGTCACCGATCGCGACGCGTGTCAGGCCGCCGTCGAACGCACTGTTGCCGACTTCGGCGCGATCGACGTGCTGATCAACAACGCCGGGATTACCCAGGCCGCCAAGTTGCTCGATATCGATGCGGCGGGCTGGGACCGGATTCTCGACGTCAATCTGCGCGGCGTGCTGTACCTGTCGCAAGCGGTCGTGCCGCAAATGAAGAAACAGAAGAGCGGCTCGATCGGCTGCATGTCGTCGGTGTCGGCGCAGCGCGGCGGCGGCATTCTCGGCGGGCCGCACTATTCGGCGGCCAAGGCGGGCGTGCTCGGTCTCGCGAAGGCGATGGCGCGCGAACTCGGCATCGACGGTATTCGGGTGAACTGCGTAACGCCGGGTCTGATTCAAACCGACATCAACGCCGGCAAGATCAGCGACGACAAACGCGGCGAGATTCTCGCCGGCATTCCGCTCGATCGTCTCGGCGTGCCCGACGACGTGGCCGGCGCATTCCTGTTTCTCGCGTCGCCGCTGTCGTCGTATATCACGGGCGCGGTGATCGACGTGAACGGCGGGATGCTGATTCACGGCTAA
- a CDS encoding TRAP transporter substrate-binding protein — protein MTTRSNAPQGISRRTFLKAGATLTAAAPLWSVSRRALAAPEFSYKLATGQDPTHPVNIRAQEAINHIRDATNGRLDIKLFPQNQLGSDTDLLSQVRNGGVEFFNQASSILATLTPAAGIVNTGFAFKDYDAVWKAMDGDLGNYIRAQIAKSGIVSVSKVWDNGFRQISSSTRALRTPADLKGFKIRVPQAPMLTSLFKALDAGPAPINFNELYSALQTGVVEGQENPLPIIATAKLYEVQKYISLTSHVWDGYWILGNRAAWERLPADIRAIVTREFEKAAMLQRADIAKLSNSLRDDLKSKGITFVDVDRETFRVALAKTSFYRDWKGKYGDEAWGLLEKSVGKLG, from the coding sequence ATGACTACCCGTTCGAACGCCCCGCAGGGCATCAGTCGCCGCACCTTTCTGAAGGCCGGCGCGACCTTGACCGCCGCCGCGCCGTTATGGAGCGTGTCGCGCCGCGCGCTGGCCGCGCCCGAGTTTTCGTACAAGCTCGCCACCGGCCAGGACCCCACGCATCCGGTCAACATCCGCGCGCAGGAAGCGATCAATCACATTCGCGACGCGACCAACGGCCGCCTCGACATCAAGCTGTTTCCGCAGAATCAGCTTGGCTCCGACACCGATCTGCTCTCGCAGGTGCGCAACGGCGGCGTGGAGTTCTTCAACCAGGCCTCGTCGATTCTGGCGACGCTCACGCCGGCCGCCGGCATCGTCAATACCGGTTTCGCGTTCAAGGATTACGACGCGGTCTGGAAAGCGATGGACGGCGACCTCGGCAATTACATCCGCGCGCAGATCGCCAAATCCGGCATCGTGTCGGTCAGCAAGGTGTGGGACAACGGCTTCCGGCAAATCAGTTCCTCCACGCGTGCACTGCGCACGCCGGCCGATCTGAAGGGCTTCAAGATCCGCGTGCCGCAGGCGCCGATGCTGACCTCGCTGTTCAAGGCGCTCGACGCGGGCCCCGCGCCGATCAACTTCAACGAACTGTATTCGGCGCTGCAGACGGGCGTGGTGGAAGGCCAGGAGAATCCGCTGCCGATCATCGCCACCGCCAAGCTCTATGAAGTGCAGAAGTACATCAGCCTGACCTCGCACGTGTGGGACGGTTACTGGATTCTCGGCAACCGAGCCGCGTGGGAACGTCTGCCGGCCGACATCCGCGCGATCGTCACGCGTGAGTTCGAGAAGGCCGCGATGCTGCAACGCGCGGACATCGCGAAACTCAGCAACTCGCTGCGCGACGATCTGAAGTCGAAGGGCATCACCTTCGTCGACGTGGATCGCGAAACGTTCCGCGTCGCGCTGGCCAAGACGAGCTTCTATCGCGACTGGAAAGGCAAATATGGCGACGAAGCCTGGGGCCTGCTGGAGAAGTCCGTCGGAAAACTGGGGTAA
- a CDS encoding SDR family NAD(P)-dependent oxidoreductase — translation MRFTGKTALVTGGNSGIGFVTAKLMIAEGARVVITGRDRAKLDQAVAELGENALGVQANLDDEAAIGTLFERIGSAYGSLDIVFANAGISGPTPLGGTSAAAFEAILRTNLTAVFLTVQAALPLMSAGGAIVLNGSVMRELGSPGSAAYSATKAGITGMAKVFATELVQRGIRVNTVIPGGTRTPIWTRGAREGATLDGTEEALAPRIPFGRLATPEEVAAAVLFLASNDASGMTGAEIVVDGGTTGAPWGSALFRQG, via the coding sequence ATGCGTTTCACGGGAAAGACAGCGTTGGTCACGGGTGGCAATAGCGGCATTGGTTTCGTCACGGCAAAGCTGATGATTGCCGAAGGCGCACGCGTGGTGATTACCGGCCGCGATCGCGCGAAGCTGGACCAGGCGGTCGCCGAGCTAGGCGAAAACGCACTAGGCGTGCAGGCCAATCTCGACGACGAAGCGGCCATCGGCACGCTATTCGAACGGATCGGCAGCGCGTACGGTTCGCTCGACATTGTCTTCGCGAACGCCGGCATTTCAGGGCCGACGCCGCTCGGCGGCACATCGGCCGCCGCATTCGAGGCGATTCTGCGCACCAACCTGACCGCGGTCTTTCTGACGGTGCAGGCCGCGCTGCCGCTGATGAGCGCCGGCGGTGCGATCGTCCTGAACGGTTCGGTGATGCGCGAACTCGGCTCGCCGGGCTCGGCGGCTTATTCCGCGACCAAGGCGGGCATTACGGGCATGGCGAAAGTCTTCGCAACCGAACTGGTGCAACGCGGCATTCGCGTGAATACCGTGATTCCGGGCGGCACGCGCACACCGATCTGGACGCGCGGCGCGCGTGAGGGCGCCACGCTCGACGGTACTGAAGAGGCGCTCGCACCGCGTATTCCGTTTGGCCGCCTGGCCACGCCGGAAGAAGTCGCGGCGGCGGTGCTGTTCCTCGCGTCGAACGACGCTTCGGGAATGACGGGCGCGGAGATTGTCGTGGATGGTGGCACGACTGGCGCACCTTGGGGCTCGGCGCTGTTTCGTCAGGGGTGA
- a CDS encoding LrgB family protein, translated as MTTATISLGFIALTIAAYSAGNWLYLRSGKLPVLQPVLIATSVLVVALLSAGLPYSRYFEATAPLHDLLGSAVVALAVPLYENVHKARGALWRIAFATLLGGVTVTGSALLLGRGFGLSPLMERALSTKSLTTPIALSVAGKIGGSVPLTILGVFVTGLVGVTLTPFLLKTLRIDDPAVKGFTLGLTSHTFGITRALEFGSEAVAFATLGMVLMGCASAVLLPVIFRLL; from the coding sequence ATGACGACCGCCACGATTTCTCTGGGCTTCATCGCGCTAACCATTGCCGCCTATTCGGCCGGCAACTGGCTATATCTGCGCTCGGGAAAACTGCCCGTGCTGCAACCGGTGCTGATCGCCACCAGTGTACTGGTGGTCGCGCTGCTGAGCGCCGGGCTGCCGTATAGCCGGTATTTCGAGGCCACCGCGCCGTTGCACGACCTGCTCGGGTCAGCCGTGGTCGCGCTGGCCGTGCCGCTTTACGAGAACGTCCACAAGGCGCGAGGGGCGCTGTGGCGGATTGCGTTCGCGACCTTGCTTGGCGGCGTGACGGTGACGGGCAGCGCGTTGCTGCTCGGGCGCGGCTTCGGGTTGAGTCCGCTGATGGAGCGGGCGCTCAGCACCAAATCGCTGACCACGCCGATTGCTTTATCGGTGGCGGGCAAAATCGGCGGGTCCGTGCCGCTGACGATTCTCGGCGTGTTCGTCACGGGGCTGGTTGGTGTGACGTTGACGCCGTTCCTGCTCAAGACGCTTCGTATCGACGATCCGGCGGTGAAGGGCTTCACGCTGGGTTTGACGTCACACACCTTCGGTATTACGCGTGCGCTCGAGTTCGGCTCGGAAGCCGTGGCCTTCGCCACGCTCGGCATGGTGCTGATGGGCTGCGCGTCGGCGGTGCTGTTGCCGGTGATTTTCCGCTTGCTGTGA
- a CDS encoding transketolase family protein, whose protein sequence is MSAAAPKARLKTSAMIASIAGEGQITRSAPFGHALVELARNRPEVVGMTADLGKYTDLHLFAKEYPDRFYQMGMAEQLLMGAAAGMAHEGAQPFVTTYAVFAARRAYDFIHQAIAEDNLDVKLVCALPGLTTGYGPSHQAAEDLALFRAMPNLTVIDPCDALEIEQMVPAIADHRGPVYARLLRGNVPVVLDEYGYRFELGKAKLLRDGDEVLIVSSGIMTMRALETAKELAADRIDVGVLHVPTIKPLDSVTLLREARRPGRLVVVAENHTVIGGLGEAVANVLLTNGVTPPFRQIGLPDAFLDAGALPTLHDRYGISTLAMCDTIKGWLR, encoded by the coding sequence ATGAGCGCCGCCGCCCCGAAAGCGCGTTTGAAAACCTCGGCGATGATCGCGTCGATTGCCGGTGAAGGCCAGATCACGCGCTCGGCGCCGTTCGGTCACGCGCTGGTCGAACTGGCGCGCAACCGGCCCGAGGTGGTCGGCATGACCGCCGATCTCGGCAAATACACCGACCTGCATCTATTCGCCAAGGAATACCCCGACCGCTTCTATCAGATGGGCATGGCCGAGCAACTGCTGATGGGCGCCGCGGCCGGCATGGCGCACGAAGGCGCGCAGCCGTTCGTCACCACCTACGCGGTATTCGCCGCGCGCCGGGCTTACGACTTCATCCACCAGGCAATCGCCGAAGACAATCTCGACGTCAAGCTAGTCTGCGCGCTGCCGGGCCTGACGACCGGTTACGGCCCAAGCCACCAGGCGGCCGAAGACCTCGCGCTGTTCCGCGCGATGCCGAATCTCACGGTGATCGATCCGTGCGACGCGCTGGAAATCGAACAGATGGTGCCCGCCATCGCCGATCATCGCGGCCCGGTCTACGCGCGCTTGTTGCGCGGCAACGTGCCCGTCGTGCTCGACGAATACGGCTATCGGTTCGAGCTCGGCAAAGCAAAGCTGCTGCGCGACGGCGACGAAGTGCTGATCGTCTCGTCCGGAATCATGACGATGCGCGCGCTGGAAACCGCGAAAGAACTCGCCGCCGACCGCATCGACGTGGGCGTGCTGCATGTGCCGACCATCAAACCGCTCGACTCCGTCACGCTGCTGCGCGAAGCGCGCCGGCCGGGGCGGCTGGTGGTCGTCGCGGAGAACCATACGGTGATCGGCGGGCTCGGCGAAGCGGTGGCCAATGTTCTGCTGACCAACGGCGTCACCCCGCCGTTCCGCCAGATCGGCCTGCCCGACGCGTTTCTCGACGCGGGCGCGCTGCCCACGCTACACGACCGCTACGGGATTTCCACCCTGGCCATGTGCGACACGATCAAAGGCTGGCTGCGCTGA
- a CDS encoding TRAP transporter large permease: MTTIFYSHDAQHRFACALDSALGHLVEIPAALLVLAEIGVLLAGVTSRYVLHAPLVWSDELASMLFLWLAMLGAVIALRRGEHMRMTALVGMASPGVRAFLDVVAIAAPIAFLAMVVGPAISFAQDESFITTPALELSNSWRAAALPIGSALMLLVAVVRLARMGNWRLILAALATVGALVGVFVLLGPMLRDLGNLNLLIFFVGLVALGVLSGVPIAFSFGLATFGYLALTTNTPMPVVVGRMDEGMSHLILLSVPLFVFLGQLIEMTGMAAAMIAFLASLLGHVRGGLSYVLVGAMYLVSGISGSKAADMAAVAPVLFPEMKARGAKPGDLVALLAATGAQTETIPPSLVLITLGSVTGVSISALFTGGMLPGIVLAFTLCLVVQWRYRREDMSGVKRATRGEILRKLVIAFPALALPFVIRAAVVEGIATATEVSTIGIAYAVLAGLLIYRRFEWKRLKPMLIDTASLSGAILLIIGAATAMAWALTQSGFSGQLAQTLGALPGGAAMFMAASICVFVILGSVLEGIPAIVLFGPLMFPIARAMHIHDVHYAMVVILSMGVGLFAPPFGVGYYSACAVSRIHPDEGMKPILGYIAALMVGLIVVAAVPWISIGFLH; the protein is encoded by the coding sequence ATGACCACGATCTTCTATTCGCACGACGCGCAGCACCGCTTCGCCTGCGCGCTCGATTCCGCGCTCGGGCATCTGGTGGAGATTCCCGCCGCGTTGCTGGTGCTGGCGGAAATCGGCGTGCTGCTGGCCGGTGTGACGAGCCGCTACGTGCTGCATGCGCCGCTCGTCTGGTCCGACGAACTCGCGTCGATGCTGTTCCTGTGGCTCGCCATGCTCGGCGCCGTGATCGCGTTGCGGCGCGGCGAGCATATGCGGATGACGGCGCTGGTCGGCATGGCGTCCCCGGGCGTGCGGGCGTTTCTCGACGTGGTGGCGATCGCCGCGCCGATCGCGTTTCTGGCGATGGTGGTCGGCCCCGCGATCAGCTTCGCGCAGGACGAGTCGTTCATCACCACGCCCGCGCTCGAACTGTCGAATTCGTGGCGCGCGGCCGCGTTGCCGATCGGCTCGGCGTTGATGCTGCTGGTCGCCGTGGTGCGGCTCGCGCGCATGGGTAACTGGCGGCTGATTCTGGCCGCGCTGGCCACCGTCGGCGCGCTGGTCGGCGTCTTCGTTCTGCTCGGACCGATGTTGCGCGATCTCGGCAATTTGAACCTGCTGATCTTTTTCGTCGGGCTGGTCGCGCTCGGCGTGTTGAGCGGCGTGCCGATCGCGTTCTCGTTCGGACTCGCCACCTTCGGCTACCTCGCGCTCACCACCAACACGCCGATGCCGGTGGTAGTCGGCCGGATGGACGAAGGCATGTCGCATCTGATTCTGCTTTCCGTGCCGCTGTTCGTGTTTCTCGGCCAGTTGATCGAAATGACCGGCATGGCCGCCGCGATGATCGCGTTTCTCGCCAGTCTGCTCGGCCATGTGCGCGGCGGTTTGTCGTATGTGCTGGTCGGCGCGATGTATCTGGTGTCCGGGATCTCGGGTTCCAAAGCCGCCGACATGGCCGCCGTCGCGCCAGTGCTGTTTCCGGAGATGAAAGCGCGCGGCGCGAAACCCGGCGATCTGGTCGCGCTGCTCGCCGCGACCGGCGCACAGACCGAAACGATTCCACCGAGCCTCGTGCTGATCACACTCGGTTCGGTAACGGGTGTGTCGATCTCGGCGCTGTTCACGGGCGGCATGCTGCCTGGCATCGTGCTGGCGTTCACGTTGTGCCTTGTCGTGCAGTGGCGTTACCGGCGCGAGGATATGTCCGGAGTGAAGCGTGCGACGCGCGGCGAGATTCTGCGCAAGCTCGTGATCGCGTTCCCGGCGCTTGCATTGCCGTTCGTGATTCGCGCGGCCGTTGTCGAAGGCATCGCGACGGCGACCGAAGTGTCCACCATCGGCATTGCGTATGCGGTGCTGGCGGGCCTGCTGATCTATCGCCGCTTCGAGTGGAAACGGCTCAAGCCGATGCTGATCGATACCGCGTCGCTGTCCGGCGCGATCCTGCTGATCATCGGCGCGGCCACCGCGATGGCGTGGGCGCTGACCCAGTCCGGCTTCTCGGGCCAGCTCGCGCAAACGCTCGGCGCGTTGCCCGGCGGCGCGGCAATGTTCATGGCGGCGTCGATCTGCGTGTTCGTGATTCTCGGCAGCGTGCTCGAAGGGATTCCGGCCATCGTGCTGTTCGGCCCGCTGATGTTTCCGATCGCGCGCGCTATGCACATTCACGACGTGCACTACGCGATGGTCGTGATTCTGTCGATGGGTGTGGGCCTGTTCGCGCCGCCGTTCGGCGTGGGTTATTACTCGGCGTGCGCCGTGAGCCGTATTCATCCGGACGAAGGCATGAAGCCGATTCTGGGTTATATCGCCGCGTTGATGGTCGGGCTGATCGTGGTGGCCGCGGTGCCGTGGATTTCGATCGGGTTCCTGCATTAA
- a CDS encoding D-2-hydroxyacid dehydrogenase, with product MHKIVFLDRTTLAPQIVLREPRFDHQLIEHDRTAPDQVLKRLAGASIAITNKVALTDDLLAQLPDLKLVAVAATGTDCVDKAACERLGIAVSNIRGYAINTVPEHTFALILALRRNLIAYREDVLAGEWQKSGQFCFFTHAIHDLAGARLGIIGEGVLGQRVAEIGKAFGMQPMFAAHKGREGLGPLYTPWDEVLATSDIITVHSPLTPHTRNMLAMPEFRAMQRRPLLINTARGGLVDEHALVQALDEGLISGAGFDVTAGEPPDDDNPLLRAAGRPNVILTPHVAWASDEAQQRLADQLMDNIENFVDGTPSNLVRGSY from the coding sequence ATGCATAAGATCGTTTTTCTCGACCGCACGACGTTGGCGCCGCAAATCGTGTTGCGCGAGCCGCGCTTCGATCATCAACTGATCGAGCACGATCGCACCGCGCCGGATCAGGTGCTCAAGCGCCTGGCCGGGGCGTCGATTGCGATTACCAACAAGGTCGCGTTAACCGACGACCTGCTCGCGCAGTTGCCCGACCTGAAGCTCGTCGCGGTGGCCGCGACCGGCACGGACTGCGTCGACAAAGCGGCGTGCGAACGACTCGGCATCGCGGTCAGCAATATTCGCGGCTATGCGATCAACACGGTGCCCGAGCACACCTTCGCGTTGATCCTCGCGCTGCGGCGCAATCTGATCGCCTATCGCGAGGACGTACTCGCCGGTGAGTGGCAGAAGTCCGGGCAATTCTGTTTCTTCACACACGCGATTCACGATCTGGCCGGCGCGCGGCTCGGCATCATCGGCGAAGGGGTATTGGGGCAGCGCGTCGCGGAAATCGGCAAGGCCTTCGGCATGCAGCCGATGTTCGCCGCGCACAAAGGCCGCGAAGGGCTCGGCCCGTTGTACACGCCATGGGACGAAGTGCTGGCGACCAGCGACATCATCACCGTACACAGTCCGCTCACGCCGCACACGCGCAACATGCTGGCCATGCCCGAGTTTCGCGCGATGCAGCGGCGGCCGCTGCTGATCAACACGGCGCGCGGCGGACTCGTCGATGAACACGCGCTGGTGCAGGCGCTCGATGAAGGGCTGATCAGCGGCGCGGGATTCGATGTGACGGCGGGTGAGCCGCCGGACGACGACAACCCGCTGCTGCGCGCCGCCGGTCGGCCGAATGTGATTCTGACGCCGCATGTGGCGTGGGCGTCGGATGAGGCGCAGCAGCGGCTGGCCGATCAGTTGATGGATAACATCGAGAACTTTGTCGATGGGACGCCGAGTAATCTGGTGCGGGGGAGTTATTGA